Proteins co-encoded in one Myotis daubentonii chromosome 8, mMyoDau2.1, whole genome shotgun sequence genomic window:
- the SCAND1 gene encoding SCAN domain-containing protein 1 — translation MEATHQGLAATGSSAPPREKEEGAGPSPGPERNSAGSSSIPEVPPPESSNANAVPEAIPPPVAASAGPAPLGPAPLAEAVPRSSPGPGGSRPGPETFRQRFRQFRYRDAAGPREAFRQLRELSRQWLRPDIRTKEQIVEMLVQEQLLAIMPEAARARRLHRRTDVRITG, via the coding sequence ATGGAGGCGACCCATCAGGGCTTGGCGGCCACTGGGAGCTCCGCGCCGCCgcgggagaaagaggaaggagccGGCCCGAGCCCAGGCCCGGAGCGTAACTCTGCGGGCTCCTCGTCGATTCCTGAGGTTCCACCGCCTGAATCCTCCAACGCCAACGCTGTTCCGGAAGCGATCCCTCCGCCCGTGGCTGCCTCCGCGGGGCCCGCACCCCTGGGGCCCGCGCCGCTTGCTGAAGCCGTTCCgcgctcctccccaggccccggcGGCTCCCGGCCCGGTCCGGAGACGTTCCGCCAGCGTTTCCGACAGTTTCGCTACCGAGACGCAGCGGGCCCGCGAGAGGCGTTTCGGCAGCTGCGGGAGCTCTCTCGCCAGTGGCTGCGACCCGACATCCGCACGAAGGAGCAGATCGTGGAGATGCTGGTGCAAGAGCAGCTGCTCGCCATCATGCCCGAGGCGGCGCGGGCCAGGCGGCTTCACCGCCGCACCGATGTTCGCATCACCGGCTGA